AGCGAGCTACTGGCTCCGGGAAGCCACGCAGGACAGCGGTATCTGTTCCGGGTCCCGAAGCCGGCGAATGGACAGTCGATCTCGGATGACGCGGTGGCGAAGCTGAAGGAGCGGTTGGAGAAGCTGCTGCCCGAAGCGCAGGTGATCGACTACCGCGAGACGAATCCCGCGCTGACCGAAGGGTTGGACCGTGCGACAAGCCTGTTGTCGCTGATGAGCCTGGTCGCGCTGGTGCTGGGCGCGGTCGGCGTGGCGATGGCGATGCGCGCGCATCTACAGCAGCGGCTGGACACGATTGCGATCATGAAGTCGCTGGGCGCGCGCTCGGGACAGATCACCAAGATCTATCTGTTGCAGACGCTGTTGCTTGGGCTGCTGGGCGGGCTGCTTGGAGTTGCGCTGGGCGCCGCGGTGCAACTGACGTTTCCGTATTTGCTGGCGAAGTTCATCAACGTGCCGACGGAGCTGCATCCGCAGGTCCGCACGGTGGGAACGGGGTTGGGCGTCGGTGTGCTGACGACGCTGCTGTTTACGCTGCCTCCGCTGCTTGATATTCGCGGCGTGCGGCCGGTCCTGATTCTGCGGCGGGCGGTTGAGGACAACGACGATCCGTTTGTGACGGCGGTGCTGCGCAAGCTGCGGAAGAACCTGGCGCAGTTGGTCGCGTTTGTGCTGATTCTGGCTGGGCTGGCAGCGATTGCTACGACGCTCTCGGATTCGGCTACGGTGGGCAAGGTTTTCTCGCTTGGGCTGGTTGCGGTGCTGGCTGTCCTGCTGGCGGCCTGCGCCGCGGTTCTGGCTGGGCTGCGGTGGCTGCTGACGCGCACACGGCTGAGGCTGCCCTCGGCGGTGCGGCATGGACTGGCGAATCTGTACCGGCCGGGCAATCCCTCGGCGGCGCTGCTGGCGGCGCTGGGAATGGGCGTGATGCAGATTACGACGGTGTACCTGGTGCAGCAGGCGGTGGTGCGCGAGCTGCATATCTCGAGCGCGCCGAATCTGCCGAACGTCTTTCTGATCGACATTACGAGCGACGAAGTCGGTGGGCTGCGCAAGCTGCTTGCCGCAGAGCCGAGCGTGACGGCCAAGCCGGAGCTGTTGCCAGTCGTCTCGTCGCGCATTGTCGCGATCGATGGGGTTCCGGCTAGCAAGGCGACGCTCAAGAACTTTCCGAGACGGATGCTGCAGTCGATCTCGGTGACGTGGTTTGACGACTTGCCCGAGGGCACGAAGATTGTGGCCGGCAAATGGTGGCCGCACGGTGAGCAGCAGCCTGAGGTTGCCGTTGCGCAGCGGGTGGCTGAGCGTCTGGGCGTGAAGGTGGGGTCGAAGATCACCTTCGCGGCGCAGGACTCGCAGATTGTGGCGACCGTCGCCGCGCTGACGAAGGCCGATGGGCAGCATACTTACGCACGCGCCGAATTTGTGATGCCTCCGGCACCGCTCAAAGGGCTGCCTGTGGTCTGGTACGGCGGTGTTCATGCCGATCCGAACCGCGTGGGCGAGCTGCAGCGGGCGCTGTACAAGTCCTACCCGACGGTGACGGTGATCAACGTGGCGCAGGCGCTGGAGACGGTACGCTCGGTGGTGATCCAGATCACATACGTGATTCAGTTTCTGGCGGCGTTCAGCGTGTTTGCCGGAATCGTGATTCTTGCCAGCTCGATTGCGGGAACTCGCTACCGGCGCATCCGTGAGGTGGTGGTGCTGAAGACGCTGGGCGCGACGCGGCGGCGGATCGTGACGGTGTTCTCGATCGAGTTTGCGGTGCTGGGTCTGGTGGCGGGTGTCGTTGGGGTAGGGTTCGCCAACCTGATCGCCAAGGTTCTGTTGAAGCGGATGACGGTGGCGTACTCGTTCCACTGGGACTGGACGGCTGTGGCGTTGCTGGGCACTGCAGGACTGGCCGTGGTCACGGGATGGCTGGCCAGCCATCGGATCCTGGGGCAGAAGCCGCTGGAGGTTCTACGAGAAGAGTAGGGGTACCCCCCTCCCCCCCCTTGTGGAGGTAAAGTGTTCTGAATCATTGTGTTAGCTAGTTGCTTGCCTGTAAAATATTCATTCGTAAGGGGTTGTTGGTCAAAATATTCAAAATAAATGAGTTATTCGCAAGAGAATGCCCGGGAGGTTGTCCCGGGCATTATTTGGATGCTGGTTCTATTTTAGTGAATTGAGGGGAACTGTTCTGCCACTCGATTCGGGTTTATTTTTGGCTTGGAAGTGGTTATTTTTGTTTGGTTTGATAGTTTGAGGCTGGTTCTTAGCCGCCTTGTGGGGACTTGACAGGCGGGCAAAGCAGATTCCTCCGCTTCGCTGCGGAATGACAACCAAAGAAAGGCAACAGCGAACGCAGAGTACGCAAAGGTAAACGCGAAGGACGCGAAGTGAGAGTGCACAGGCGGTATAAAACCATTCGTTGACGCTTTGTGAGGTCTCCGCTATGCTTAAATCTCGCGCAGTCTCGCGTCTTCACGTCCGTGTGGGTGTACTCCGGCAAGGGCGAGCAGGTAGACGAGACATCGTGGTGGATCCACCCGGGGCAGGATCGACTTGCCCCAAAAGCACCCACTCCTCAGGCGCCAAGCCAGGCTCTGTGCGCAACTCCAGGCGGGAGAGAGTTTTCCGCGTTCGGGAGTTTCTCTCGTTCGTGCGCTCTGATTCGCATGGAAGCAGGTTTTAGTTTTTTTAGTATTGCCAGGCAACACAAAATCAGCTTCACCCATTCTTCAGCAGTATGCCGAACAATGAAGACGGCAGAATCAGGGAGTAAACCGACGATGTCCACGAAGATTCCTAGCGGCAAAGAGATTCAGCGCAAGTGGTTTGTGCTTGACGCCAGCGGCAAGACGCTGGGCCGGCTTGCGA
The Edaphobacter bradus genome window above contains:
- a CDS encoding ABC transporter permease, whose translation is MASLSYRSAAKIAFREMHSSRGKFLFVVLSVAIGVAALTGVRGFSSSFRTALMNRARSIMAADLSARMFQQPTPAQQKGLDAIEAEGVEITSVTEMLSMASSPKTLDPLLVSLKAVDPSMYPFYGEVKLAPAGRLQDALRGDSVAVADDLLVRLQLKVGDSLKIGNHVFRIASVVVDEPDRLSGSFAAGPRVMISREGLEKSELLAPGSHAGQRYLFRVPKPANGQSISDDAVAKLKERLEKLLPEAQVIDYRETNPALTEGLDRATSLLSLMSLVALVLGAVGVAMAMRAHLQQRLDTIAIMKSLGARSGQITKIYLLQTLLLGLLGGLLGVALGAAVQLTFPYLLAKFINVPTELHPQVRTVGTGLGVGVLTTLLFTLPPLLDIRGVRPVLILRRAVEDNDDPFVTAVLRKLRKNLAQLVAFVLILAGLAAIATTLSDSATVGKVFSLGLVAVLAVLLAACAAVLAGLRWLLTRTRLRLPSAVRHGLANLYRPGNPSAALLAALGMGVMQITTVYLVQQAVVRELHISSAPNLPNVFLIDITSDEVGGLRKLLAAEPSVTAKPELLPVVSSRIVAIDGVPASKATLKNFPRRMLQSISVTWFDDLPEGTKIVAGKWWPHGEQQPEVAVAQRVAERLGVKVGSKITFAAQDSQIVATVAALTKADGQHTYARAEFVMPPAPLKGLPVVWYGGVHADPNRVGELQRALYKSYPTVTVINVAQALETVRSVVIQITYVIQFLAAFSVFAGIVILASSIAGTRYRRIREVVVLKTLGATRRRIVTVFSIEFAVLGLVAGVVGVGFANLIAKVLLKRMTVAYSFHWDWTAVALLGTAGLAVVTGWLASHRILGQKPLEVLREE